CTTGCTGCTGGCGCTGCGACAGCATTAGCGCAATGGGCTATCGTTAAAGCTTACTCTGTCGCTGATGCATCATTTGTGCAGCCTTTTGACCACGCGAAATTACCGCTGAACGTACTTGCCGGTTGGGTGGTATTTGGTTGGGTGCCACCAGGTCGTTTATGGCTTGGCGCAGCGATTATCATTGCTTCGGTCGCCTTCATCACTCAGTGGGAAGCACGTAAACCGCGAGTAACGCAATCTAAATAACTTATTCATTGCTGAAAGAAAATCTCTCGCGGGTCGTTCTACTTAAATAACAAGAATTTTGGGGTGATGCACAATTCACCAAAGTGAACCAAACTCACCCCAAATCAGTAAACGAACTTAACTGCAGTTTGGCTAAGGCGAGAGATACCATCCAAGCGCCTCGCTAAAGAACCTTTAGGGAGATCACCATGACGACACCAATCAAAATTACGCTTTATCGCTGGGCTGGAAGTTGGGGACCATTTAAAGTCAACATTCCTTGTGGTGAATGCACTTTAACTAAAGATATTCTCCAAGATACCTTCGATAACGAACTCGCCGGCATTCCAATCGAGCTTGAAGTAAAAGATTGGCTTTCTCACTGGTGGGAACCACTGAAACTGGGCGCTTGGCACGCACCGATTCTAGTGGTTGAAGGTAAAGTAATTAGCCAAGGTGAAGCGTTAAACCGTGGAGTCTTAGTACAATCGGTGATCCAAAACTGGACCAAGCAAGATACGCTCAAAGGCAATATTGTTTACGGAAAAGCGACTTGCCCATTCTGCGTGAAAGCAAAAAAAATGCTTGATGATGCAGGAATTGAATACCAATACCATGACGTAGTTAAAGAGAGCGCCGCGCTGTATCGCATGATCCCTGAAGTGAAAGCCATCATTGGTATGAAAACACCGGTGACCGTACCACAAATTTGGCTTGATGGGCATTACATCGGTGGAGCAGATAATCTAGAAGCGTGGATTGAAAAAAAGGGGCTGAATAAAGTGCCCGACAATGTCGTCAATCTCGAAGCTAATCAAGGTTAAGCAGCTTTGTTTCTAATACCTCTGCGTCAAATACCATAAACAAACAACCCCAGCACTGGCTGGGGTTGTTTGTTACTAATTACGCTATATTGCAAAATTAGCCGCGCTTAGGCTGCTGGTAAGTCTTACCTGCTGCTTGATAGGTGTCTTTACGCTTCACTTCAAACATTGCGTCAAAGAACCATGCCACAAAACGAATTACGTCATCACCTTCATTCATTACATGCTCAACGAACTCTTGCTCTTCGCCTTGTTCGTTTTCATGCGTAGTAACGTGATAAATGCGTTTTTCGCCTTCAACTTCTGCTAACGCAAATTGACCTGCTAGTGATTCCGCCGCTTCCGCAACTTCTTGATCATCACTGGCTTTGAAAATCGCAAGTGCTTGAGGCAGGTTTTCTTGCTGGCAAGCTTCTTTCACCAATGCTTCGAACTGTTTATGTTCCATTGTGTCACCTAACTGGCTTTGTTCATTGTAATCGGCGGCATTGTATACCTAACTGACTGTTTGAGGCTAGCTTCCTCATCAATCAACTAATAGCTCAGCATTGCCCTAGTCCTTTTGTCTGAATCACTTCCCTCTGTTGATAAAAACACGACACAGTTTGAAAAAATATGCCACCTGTACCATATTTACACCTAAGACATACAAAACTAAGTGACAAAGATCACGTGTCAAAGGAGATGTCAGGTGGCAGAAAACAACATCCCAACGTCGCACTTTATCGACGTAGAAACCATCAACCGCATTGTCGCGCTTGATGGACATGAACTACTGCATCAAGTCACAATGCTGCTGCATCGTGAATTTGGTAGTCAGTGCACTTGCGTGGTTGAACTGGATAAACTTAACTTTTTTGCTCAAACGCTCTCTTATTCATGCCAACAAACGATTCAAACTCCATTTTGCTATTCGTTGGTTGGAACGCCCTGCCACGAAGTGAGCAAATCTAATCAACTGTTTCTCATGTTCAGTGAAAATGTCGCTCAAGATTTCCCTCAAGACGTGTTTCTAGCAGAAAATGGCATCGAGGCTTATTTGGGTATCCCGCTCAAAGCTAATAACGGCGAAAACCTTGGCATATTACTGTCTACTTTCACGACTCCGCTCAGTCAATTAGACGAAGAAAGCCAAAGTCGCTTAATCTACTACCACACATTTTTTGCTAACATCATTGTCCATAGTCTACGCGCTAAATGGTTTTCTGCCCGTTCGGATAGTTTAGTCAACCAACTGAGTTATGAGATTTCTCATGATGCGCTAACCGGTTTACTTAATCGCCGTCGTCTCTCGGATATGTTGGAACACTACTCAGATACAACCAATGAGCCGTTGACGCTGGTTTATATCGATATCGACAACTTCAAATCAATCAATAACTTATACGGTAACTATATCGGTGATCAGGTTATTAAGTTTGTTGGGTTGAGTGTTGAAGAAGCTTTGCCTGAGAAAAACCATGCTTTTCGCATTTCAGGCGATGAATTTGCCTTTATCACCTTCTCTAGTGACCCTTTGACCATTTGCCAAAACATTACTGCGAAATTACGTAACGGGTACAAAGATTCGTCACACAATATAAAGATCAGTGCCAGTATTGGCTTAGCCTGTAAGTCAGATAAAAGCTTGTCGGCAGACCAGTTGATGCTCAATACCTCTTTAGCTTTGAAGGATTGTAAGCAAACGCACAACAACCAAATTCAAAGTTATGATATTCACCTTAGCGATCAATATTATCGCCGCACTATGGTGATTGACGCGCTGAGAAATGAGCTCGATAAGTCCAACACAGAAGAGAGTGAAATATACGTACTGCTGCAACCTATCGTCTCAATCAAAGATAACTCTTGGAACTATTTTGAAACTCTCGCGCGTTGGCAGAGTAAAACTCTGGGTGCGATATCACCAATAGAATTTATTGAAGCAGCAGAGCAATCCGGATTAATTATAGAGCTAGGCGAGCGAATTGTTGAGTTGGCATGTAAAGCCAAGCATGACGTTGAGCAAGGTCTCGATTACAAAGTGAGACTAAGCCTGAACTGCTCAGCCCATGAATTAGCCGATTCAGCGCGTTATATGCGCCATTTAAATAGCTCAATCGCCAAATACCACTTTCATCCCGATGAGTTTACTATCGAATTAACTGAAACCGTGCTGCTCTCTCGCACTAACGAAGTTCGTTACATACTTGATACTTTGAGAGAACAAGGGTTTACTGTCGCGCTAGATGACTTTGGTACCGGTTATTCAAGCTTAAATTACATTCATAGCTACCCAATCGATACTATCAAGATCGATGCAACTTTCGTACGCAATATCCTATTTAATGAAACAGCTGAAAGAGTGGTAAATCTGATCATTCAGCTTGCTAAGCAGCTCAATGTGAGTCTCATTGCTGAGGGGGTAGAAACAGAAGCTGAGCTGCAAAAGCTCACCATCATGGGGTGCACTCAAATCCAAGGCTACTACTTTTCTCGCCCTGAAAAACCAAGTGTCATCATCTCACATGTGCAGAAAACCATTGAACAGTCGCTGTTCCAGGGAGACTAAATGGCGTGTGGATCTGCTTGACCACACGCTATTTGACAACCAAAATGAAGGCAGACTAAAACGGCACCTCAACCTGCATCATGACGTTATCTTGTTCGTCTTCATGCCACATATAATCAAACCTTAAACGTGGCTCTCCGAGCTTTTTCTCACCAAAACCAACACTAAACTGCAAACCATGGTTCATCAGCCACTCTTGTGTCGTCAGTTCTTCTTCATCTTCGAATTCGGTTGGCGACCAAACACCAATGCCAAAATAACTGTCTGAATAATGTTGGCTTAAAAATGGATTGGATTCTGTCTTTAACACCCAATCCGACCAATACCCCTCATAATCTTTTCGCGGGGCATTTCCCAACGAATCATAGTCCAAATGATTGTTTCTTGGCGCATTCAATGAGGGCTCTTTTGGGCTGCAATCAGTAAACACTGAGGTTGTTTCCGCAGATAGACCGTTATCGCGAACCCCATAATACTCGTATTCACAAGCGAAAATACTCGCTGAAAGAAGACTAAAAACAAGCGCGAAGCTTATCTTTGTCATATCGACCTCTAACTTTGTTATTATTGTTTGAACTATACACACTTAGGTGCTTATCACAGTATATTTAGTAGTAACTGTTTTCAGTTAAAATTTTGCAAACTTTTTCGGTTGTTAGGTGATTTATAGACTGCTTTTGCTGTAAAGCCAAGCGAATGTCCGTGCTGCGTACATTCACTCTTTCCGGGCAAGCCATAACAAACCATCGTTTGGCGATTTCTTGCGCATTGTAGAACTTCGCAAAACTAAAAAAGTTATCTGGACCCATAACAAAGGTTAATTCCGCTTCAGGGTATTTCTCTTGTAGTGCTGAGAGCACGGCAAAAGTTGTCACGGGCTGATTAGACTGAGCAAAAAGCTCTTGCTCGATGGTACAACACTCCAGATTAGCTAAAGCAAGATCCTCAATGAAAGCATAAATAAGATCGACTCGAATTGAGTAGTCCAACATCTCCTTTCCCCAAGCATGAGCAATGCTCGGCAATAACAGCACTCGATCAAAATGACCAAGAGACTCTATAACGCTGCGATGACCTAAGCTTGGTGGGTTAAACGCACTACCAAATACAGCGATTTTTGTCATTTTTTGTCCTTGTATGAGATGAATTCCGTGATCTCGGTTTTCTATTTACTGGTTTTCGGTATGATACTAACTATACCTTATGATTTATATAACAATGCTGCAGGAAGAATACTAATGGAACAGTTGATTCGCGATGAAATGCGCGTTCTACCGTCGATTGACCCTCATTTTGAAATCACTCGCCGTGTTGATTTCATCAAACGCAAACTAACCGAAGCTGGCTGTAAGTCACTTGTACTTGGTATCAGCGGTGGCGTTGACTCAACCACATGTGGTCGCTTAGCACAACTGGCAGTAGACCAGTTGAACGAAGAGCAAGGTGGTGGTTACCAATTTATCGCCGTTCGCCTTCCATATGGTGAGCAACAAGACGAAGACGAAGCGCAGCTCGCTCTGCAGTTTATTCAGCCAACACACTCTGTTTCAGTAAACATCAAACCAGGTGTTGACGGTTTGCATGCCGCTTCACATGTTGCGCTTGAAGGCACAGGTCTTATTCCTCAAGACAAAGCGAAAGTCGACTTTGTTAAGGGCAACGTCAAAGCGCGTGCTCGTATGGTCGCTCAATATGAAATCGCCGGTTATGTGGGTGGCTTAGTGCTCGGCACTGACCACTCTGCTGAAAACATCACGGGTTTTTACACTAAATTTGGTGATGGCGCGTGTGATATGGCGCCCCTGTTTGGCTTAAGCAAGCGCCAAGTGCGTGAAGTAGCAGCAACTCTTGGTGCACCAGAGCAACTGGTACAAAAAGTACCGACCGCAGACCTTGAAGAGTTAGCACCACAAAAAGCCGACGAAGATGCGCTAAACCTGACGTACGAACAGATTGATGACTTCCTTGAAGGCAAACCAGTTTCTGCAGAAGTATCTGAGCGCCTAGTGAAGATCTATCAAATCACTCAGCACAAGCGTAAGCCGATTCCGACGATTTACGATTAAGCGTCAAATTTTGATGAAACCGGTCAATCCAGAATCACAAAGGGAGCCAATGGCTCCCTTTCTCTTTAGCACCCGCAGATTGCGTTTAAACGCGCTCTTCTAACCCGATATTATTGTTTGCCCACAGTAGGGCTTGCAGACGGTTCTTGGCGTTAATCTTTTTAAAGATATTATGCAGGTGGGTTTTGACCGTATTTTCGCTCACGAATAGCTCGTCAGCGATCTGTAGGTTCGAAGCGCCATGACCTAGTAAACGCATGATCTCTTTCTCACGTTTAGTCAGGTTGGCGTACGCTTGTGAGGTCGTCACTGAATTGGCACAACGGAAGTGTTCGATGTAGTCTTGAGCGACGCGACGAGACAGCCACATCTCATCTTGCATGATTTTTTGCATGCCTTTAAGCAGTAAACTGATTTCATCATCGACATAAAAGACACCAACAAGATTACGCCACTTAAACAGTTGTGGAGAAGCGACGTCAGTCGGACAGTTAATCACTATCTCTTTTGCACTGATATTCGATGCCTGGCGGAGTTGGTTGTATTTTTCAAAGTTGGCATCATCAAAATAGTTGAAATCAATCAACACATAATCGCCCAACAGAGATTCATCTTCTTCAGCAACTCTTATTAAGTCATCTAACGAAGCCAAGTGAACATCAAGCTCAATTCCTCTTTCCAAAGAGTCCTTAAACAGTTTTGACTGCATGCTCACATCTGACAGCAGGGTGATCTTACAATTTTGTGCAGGGTCCATTCTAATTCTCCGACTTTGCTTGGGTGCTTATTTAAAACTATCGTTTAGTGCCAAATAGTCAACATTGACATAGATCACACTTCTTATGACCAAAGCATAATTTCCATTATAAACAATTAGATACAATCGGATTCTTAATTTTGAGAACCGGTTGGATTACTCATTCCGGGTCAAATTCCACCTTTTCAGATCCCTTGTTGATGTAACTGTCTAAATAGAAAGTCTTAATTATGAGTTATCTGTATCACATTTGAAGCGCACAATTTGGAACGAAATAAAGCCGATTCAGTGGCTTAGAAGTGGATTTGAGGTGCTTAGACACATAAAAAAGCCCCAAACCAAAGTATCAGTGAGGGGCTAAGGGTTAGCTAAATATGGGGTTGTCTATATCAACAAACTTGTTCGTCAGGCAATTAGCCGCGGTAGTAACGCTGTGGCACAAACGGCATTTTTTCTACTGTCATCGCCAGCATCTTGCCACGAACTTCGGCAAAAACTTGTGTGCCAATTGCGGCAAATTCGCTAGCCACATACCCCATTGAAACAGGTTTACCTGCATTTGGTCCGGCAGTACCACTGGTCACGACACCAATCTTATTACCGTCAGCATCAAACAGTTCCGCGCCTTCACGAACTGGCGCTTTGGTTTCGCCTACTAAGCCAATACGCTTACGAGAAACCTGCTTGGTTTCGATTTGTTCTAGGATAATCTCTGCACCAGGGAAGCCACCCTCGCGCTCACCACCCGCGCGGCGGATCTTTTGGATGCCCCAAAGCAGGCTGGCTTCAACTGGCGTGGTTGTTTCATCAAGATCGTGACCGTAAAGACATAGACCACACTCTAGACGCAGTGAGTCACGTGCCCCTAAGCCGATCCACTCCACTTCTTCCTCGGCAATTAACAGCTTAGCCAATTGCTCTGCTTGCTCGTTTGGCACTGAGATCTCATAGCCATCTTCACCGGTATAACCACTACGTGAAATAATGCACTCAACGCCAAGCAACTCTAGCTTCGCCACATCCATAAACACCATGCCTGCCACCGCAGGTTGGAAGCGCTTAAGTACCTCAACCGCTTTCGGACCTTGCAGAGCCAATAGCGCGCGATCATTAATCACCTCGAGTTCCACTCCTTGCGGAAGGTTCGCTTCAAGGTGAGCGATATCTTGCTTCTTACATGCCGCATTAACCACAACAAATAGGTGATCACCCAAATTCGCCACCATCAAGTCATCCATGATGCCGCCTTGCGGGTTAGTAAAAAACGCATAACGTTGATTGCCCGATGGCAGATCAACGATATCTACAGGTACAAGCGTTTCAAGAAATGCTGCCGCACCCTCACCTTTTAGTCGCAACTGCCCCATGTGCGAAACATCAAATAAACCGGCGTGTTCACGGGTATGTAAATGCTCTTTCTTAACACCAAGTTTGTACTGTACTGGCATATCATAGCCAGCAAACGGCACCATTTTAGCGCCCGCTTCAACGTGTAGTGCGTGCAGTGGTGTTATCAGTAGCGCTTCATTCATGTGATGTCTCCAAATATCCGTTTCGAGTTCTGCTTAAGAAAACTTGTTTCCGATAATAAACACGATAGCGCAATCTTTGCACGATTAAACTTTCATCACAGCATCAAAGTGTGACATTTAACATTTTTAGAACATGCAAAAAGCATAGAGGTTGACTGAATCGTAATTGCTGACAACAAAAAAAGAGCCGGCTTACGCCGACTCCATTCAAACTTAACCAAAACAATTTCCAATTGGAAACACTGAGCGTATTACTTAGCCGTCACCCACAAGATTAATGCATCTTCTTCACTGACCGAGACCAACATATGCCCCATGTTTGCATCGTAATACGCACTGTCGCCTTCGACCATTTCGACCGGCTCGTAGAACTCAGAAAAGAAGGTTACCGCACCTGACAAAATCAATAAAAACTCTTCGCCATCATGCCTGACCCAGTCGCTATATTCTTCAAAACTGCGCGCACGAACACGGCTTTTAAATGGCATCATTTTCTTATTAAGCAATTGAGTTGCCAGTAGTTCATGTTCATACGTTTGGGTAGGATGAGGTTTACCTTGCCCTGCTCGGGTTAGATCTCTGCGTCCAGCTGCTACTTTCTTCTCTGGTGGCTCAAACAACTGCGGCATATCGATTTGCAAACCGTGGGCAAGTTTCTGCATCGCTTGAAAAGTCGGAGATATTTGTTCGTTTTCAATCTTACTTAACGTTGAACGGGCCAAACCTGTCCGCTGACTCGCCTCTTCAAGCGTAATGCCTAAACGGCTGCGAATGTCTTTAATACGCTCACCTAATTTAAGTGGCGCAATAGATTGATCTTGGCTCTCTTTAGCTAAGGTCAATGATGGATATTCATCGTAGATCTCTTCTGACATGCATCCCCCATGCAGTTACAACTTCCTGTCTTTCATTTCATTGTGCAATAACCACTGCCAATAAAAAAGGATAAAAGTTGACCAATACGTGTTGCTGTTAACAAAATTAGAAACTATGTTTCCTATAGGAAATTTTTGGTTGATTGTTTTTGCGCCAACCGTTATGTTACCAACTTGTTAGTTAGCGAGATGCTTTTGCCATTGATGCTAGAGCCACATAGAGGGCGAGTGGAAATGGATTTACCCACTTTGGGATGAAATTGATCGTGCTGCCAAATTCGTTTGAGCAACAGTAAATCCAGACAACTTGAAGTAGACGCTAAAAAACCAGCGTGACTGCAAGTGAGAAAGGAATAAAGTCATTTACAGAAGCAAGGTATAACCTTGCCGACCATTAAGGAAGGTCACTGATTATGAACCATCGATATCAAAATCATCATCTAGAGAACTTCTTCTCCACTCAACTCTCCGCCACTGATGACGCTGTTTTTGCCGGCATCCAGGCAGAGTACACTCGCCAAAATGAACAAATCGAATTAATCGCTTCTGAAAACATCGTTTCAAAAGCGGTGATGCAGGCGCAAGGCACCTGCCTAACCAATAAATACGCCGAAGGTTATCCAGGTCGCCGTTATTACGGTGGCTGTGAACACGTGGATACTGTTGAGGCTATTGCAATTGAGCGTGCTAAAAAGCTTTTCAACTGCGAGTTCGCCAACGTGCAGCCTCACTCCGGCGCACAAGCAAACGGCGCAGTCAAACTGGCACTACTGCAACCGGGCGATACCATTTTAGGTATGTCATTGGATGCGGGCGGTCACCTTACCCACGGCGCAAAACCTGCTCTATCGGGTAAATGGTTTAACGCCGTTCAATACGGTGTAGACCGCGACACATTAGAAGTGGATTACGAAGCCGTTCGCCAACTCGCATTAGAACATAAACCTAAAATGATCATCGCGGGCGGCAGTGCGATTCCTCGTACTCTTGATTTCGCCAAGTTCCGCGCCATTGCCGATGAAGTAGATGCCCTATTGATGGTCGATATGGCGCACATCGCTGGGCTTATTGCCACTGGTGCGCACCCTAGCCCGCTGCCACACGCGCATGTAGTCACAACCACCACGCACAAAACCTTACGCGGTCCTCGCGGCGGTATGATCCTCACTAACGATGAAGCGATCATTAAAAAGATTAACTCTGCGGTTTTCCCTGGTCTGCAAGGCGGTCCACTGATGCACGTTATCGCTGCCAAAGCGGTCGCATTTGGTGAAGCGCTGGGACCTGAGTTTAATACTTATATCGATTCGGTGATCGGTAACGCAAAAGTTCTCGCTGAAGTATTGCAAACTCGCGGGTGCGACATTGTAACCGGCGGTACCGATACACACTTAATGCTGGTTGATTTAAGACCAAAAGGTCTTAAAGGCAATCAGGCAGAACACGCGTTAGAGCGTGCAGGTATCACATGTAATAAAAATGGCATCCCGTTCGACACAGAGAAGCCTATGATTACATCGGGGATCCGTTTAGGTACCCCAGCTGGTACAAGCCGCGGCTTTGGCGTAGAAGAATTTAGACTGATCGGTAATTGGATTGGCGATGTGCTAGACGGGTTAGTTGAGAACCCAGAAGGCAATGCAGAAGTGGAACAACGTGTCCGCAAGCAAGTTAAAGAGCTCTGCGCTCGCTACCCACTTTACCAATAAAATTAAATTTGGAGATTTAGCAATGGACAAAACCCTCAAGTTTACTGATAGCCACGAATGGGTACGTGACAATGGTGACGGTACCGTCACAATCGGTATTTCTGAACATGCACAAGAAATGTTAGGCGACGTTGTATTCGTTGACCTACCAGAAGTTGAAGATTCAATTGATGCAGGCGAAAGCTTCTCACTGGTTGAGTCTGTAAAAGCCGCTTCAGATATCTACGCACCAGTAACAGGTGAAATCGTAGAAATAAACGAAGAGTTGGAAGACAGTCCAGAGCTTATCAACGAAGAGCCTTATGAAGGTGGTTGGATCGCTAAAGTGAAACTTTCTGATCCAGCAGAGCTCGACGATCTAAAAGACGCCGACGAATATCTAAGCTCTATTGAAGAAGAGTAATTAAGGAAACAGCAAAAAGCTGCCCGTGAAAGTGGGCAGCTTTTTTTAAAGGTTTGTATATACCCAAGTAACCTCAAGCTGCTTGGTTCAGCGAGAATGCCTTGATTCGCAGACAAGGCAACGATTTGAAGATCTAGTGGTTCTAAATCAAAAATCGTTAACGATGTATGCGAACCAAGGCAACTCGCCCTTTGGGAGCGTGTCATAGCCTCAATTTCGGTGTAAAACAACTTGAAAATAACTCACTATTTCACTGTGTTGTTTTCCTTGAACTTGAACCAATGACAGCGCTCTGAATCCTGCATCTTGAAGTCACTTGGGTATAAGCCGTCGCGAGGGTCACTCAACTCTTTCGCAGAATATGGACCTTTCGAAAAGGTAAAGGACAATGACAACACTACTTCAAAGCCTCAGCACTCAACATGAATTTGTGGCTCGCCACAATGGACCAAATCAAGCCGACCAGCAAAGCATGCTGGCAGCGATCAATGTAAGCAGTTTGGACGAACTAATCGCCCAAACAGTCCCTGCACAAATTCGCCTTGAGCAACCACTTAAACTTGCCGAAGCGCAAAGTGAAGCCGATATGCTCACCGCGATGAAACAGTTCGCCGATCAAAACGAACTTAAGCGCACTTTCATCGGTCAAGGTTACTACAACACCTTTACGCCGAATGTTATTCTGCGCAACGTGATGGAAAACCCAGGTTGGTACACGGCTTATACGCCTTACCAACCAGAGATATCTCAAGGTCGTCTAGAAGCACTGCTGAACTTCCAACAGATGGTGATGGACCTCACCGGCATGGAGATCGCCAACGCTTCATTGCTTGATGAAGCCACCGCAGCCGCTGAAGCGATGACCTTATGTAAGCGTGCAGGTAAGAGTAAAAGCAACGTATTCTTCGTCGCTGCTGACGTGCACCCACAAACTATTGAAGTAGTGAAAACCCGTGCCAAATTTATCGGCTTTGAAGTTTTAGTTGATGAGCTAGATTCACTACCAACTCACGATGTGTTTGGCGCATTGGTACAATACCCGTCAACCACCGGTGAAGTACGTGACATCACCGACCTCATTGCCAACGCGCAAGCCAACAAAACCGTTGTGGCAGTTGCGACCGATCTTCTCGCCAGTGCACTCATCAAACCTGCAGGAGAAATGGGCGCAGATGTAGTGATTGGCTCAGCGCAACGCTTCGGTGTGCCTATGGGTTACGGCGGTCCGCACGCGGCCTTTATGGCAACCAAAGACAAGCACAAGCGTACTATGCCTGGTCGTGTCATTGGCGTTTCTATTGATGCCAACGGCAACCAAGCACTGCGCATGGCAATGCAAACTCGCGAACAACACATTCGCCGCGAGAAAGCGACCTCTAACATCTGTACTGCTCAAGCCCTGCTTGCCAATATGGCGTCATTTTTCGCCGTTTACCATGGCGCAGAAGGCTTGCGTACCATCGCGCGTCGCACGCACCACATGACTGCAATTCTAGCCGCAGGCTTAACCAAGGCTGGTTACGAGCTAGCGCACAACAGCTTCTTCGATACCATCACCGTTAACACGGCGAGTAACACCGAAGCGCTGTATCAAAAAGCACAATCTGCTGGTATCAACCTACGTTTGTTAAAAGCGAGCCAACAACTTGGCGTAAGCTTTGACGAAACCACTACCATCAGCGATGTGGCAGCCCTGTTTGCGATCTTCGATGTGCAAGAGAACGTTGCCAACCTATCAGCAGATATCGAGAACAACGAGTTCGCGGCGATTCCTGAATCTTGCCGTCGTACTTCAGATTACCTAACGCACCCTGTGTTTAACACGCACCACAGTGAAACTCAGATGATGCGTTACCTAAAACAGCTAGAGAATAAAGACTTCTCGCTGACTCACGGTATGATCCCACTCGGCAGCTGTACTATGAAGCTTAATGCCGCCGCTGAGATGATCCCGGTCACTTGGCCTGAATTTGGTGCACTACACCCATTTGCCCCTATCGAGCAAGCCGCTGGTTACAGTGCACTAGCGAAAGATCTTAAAGAGAAACTGTGTGAGATCACCGGTTATGACG
The genomic region above belongs to Vibrio ponticus and contains:
- the gcvH gene encoding glycine cleavage system protein GcvH, which produces MDKTLKFTDSHEWVRDNGDGTVTIGISEHAQEMLGDVVFVDLPEVEDSIDAGESFSLVESVKAASDIYAPVTGEIVEINEELEDSPELINEEPYEGGWIAKVKLSDPAELDDLKDADEYLSSIEEE
- the gcvP gene encoding aminomethyl-transferring glycine dehydrogenase, with translation MTTLLQSLSTQHEFVARHNGPNQADQQSMLAAINVSSLDELIAQTVPAQIRLEQPLKLAEAQSEADMLTAMKQFADQNELKRTFIGQGYYNTFTPNVILRNVMENPGWYTAYTPYQPEISQGRLEALLNFQQMVMDLTGMEIANASLLDEATAAAEAMTLCKRAGKSKSNVFFVAADVHPQTIEVVKTRAKFIGFEVLVDELDSLPTHDVFGALVQYPSTTGEVRDITDLIANAQANKTVVAVATDLLASALIKPAGEMGADVVIGSAQRFGVPMGYGGPHAAFMATKDKHKRTMPGRVIGVSIDANGNQALRMAMQTREQHIRREKATSNICTAQALLANMASFFAVYHGAEGLRTIARRTHHMTAILAAGLTKAGYELAHNSFFDTITVNTASNTEALYQKAQSAGINLRLLKASQQLGVSFDETTTISDVAALFAIFDVQENVANLSADIENNEFAAIPESCRRTSDYLTHPVFNTHHSETQMMRYLKQLENKDFSLTHGMIPLGSCTMKLNAAAEMIPVTWPEFGALHPFAPIEQAAGYSALAKDLKEKLCEITGYDDFSLQPNSGASGEYAGLIAIQRYHESRGDAHRNVCLIPSSAHGTNPATASMVSMKVVVVKCDNDGNIDLVDLAEKIEKHRENLSSIMITYPSTHGVYEEQVKQVCEMVHEAGGQVYLDGANMNAQVGLTTPGLIGSDVSHLNLHKTFCIPHGGGGPGMGPIGVKSHLAPFLPGHIENGVEGEDFAVSAADLGSASILPISWAYIAMMGEVGLTEATKVAILNANYVMERLRPHYPVLYRGTNGRIAHECIIDIRPLKEEIGISEEDIAKRLMDYGFHAPTMSFPVAGTLMVEPTESEDLEELDRFCEAMIAIRHEMDKVKNGEWPLDNNPLVKAPHTQVDLSADEWTRPYSREIGCFPSKATKQWKYWPTVNRVDNVYGDRNLICSCPSIDNYEE